A stretch of Deltaproteobacteria bacterium DNA encodes these proteins:
- a CDS encoding ABC transporter ATP-binding protein: MSDLAIDLSAVCKSYGTGAARTPVLHDIDFQVARGEFVALVGRSGSGKSTLLNIIGALDHADGGRVRVLGHDYRAAGERQLARIRNRQIGFVFQHFNLLDHLSVADNVALPAVFGREPPADANRRALQALERVDMADLAGRRPSELSGGQKQRVAIARALFNEPELLLCDEPTGNLDSKTGHDVIEFFRELNAKDGTTLLIVTHEERVSRVAGRVIRILDGRIVEGDDSTVAKDGGPREGAA, from the coding sequence GTGTCCGACCTCGCGATCGATCTGTCGGCCGTGTGCAAGTCGTATGGGACCGGCGCCGCCCGCACGCCGGTGCTGCACGACATCGACTTTCAGGTCGCGCGCGGCGAGTTCGTGGCGCTGGTGGGCCGGTCCGGGTCGGGCAAATCGACCCTGCTGAACATCATCGGCGCCCTCGACCACGCCGACGGCGGCCGCGTCCGCGTCCTCGGCCACGACTACCGCGCGGCCGGCGAGCGGCAACTCGCGCGGATCCGCAACCGTCAGATCGGGTTCGTATTCCAGCACTTCAACTTGCTGGACCACCTGTCGGTCGCCGACAACGTCGCGCTGCCTGCGGTGTTCGGCCGCGAGCCGCCCGCCGACGCGAATCGGCGCGCGCTGCAGGCGCTCGAACGCGTCGACATGGCCGACCTCGCCGGCCGGCGCCCATCGGAGCTGTCGGGCGGACAGAAGCAGCGCGTCGCGATCGCGCGCGCGCTGTTCAACGAGCCGGAGTTGCTGCTTTGCGACGAGCCGACCGGCAACCTCGACTCCAAGACCGGCCACGACGTGATCGAGTTCTTTCGCGAACTCAACGCGAAGGACGGCACGACGTTGTTGATCGTGACGCACGAGGAGCGGGTGTCGCGCGTCGCCGGCCGCGTCATCCGCATCCTGGACGGCCGCATCGTCGAGGGCGACGACAGCACGGTCGCCAAAGACGGCGGCCCTCGCGAGGGGGCCGCCTGA
- a CDS encoding PEGA domain-containing protein translates to MIGRALGAICLSLALLSPGGAAADVAPPGPSPRTTVVVFVVADDLPGPSRATTQLAVERALERNPRLVVEDKDIRLAQRSGAYDADAAQEARGLLATGEALLAKGRAADALVRLDAAAHGLEAALPFVPKRELARAQYLVGAAHAALGHADEARRTFVRLLTWRPRFALDPRVAPGHTVVLFDAARRAVASLPRGRVRVRANIAYAQAYVDGVFVGFTPTSKAGLPAGDHYVTVRAEGYVRQVAKVTVRPDRSAFARVELTRSPGRDAVDRAVAAIAPRLGAAALAEPLARLRERLDVDHAVFVAVDGASYTAFVYDLASGSRLARAEARIGDDEDPQRAFLALADALYTEAFRVAAAPAAVPAAPAAGRRRPFYRRWWFWTGVGVAAAVAAAPFLLPERRAAPSCPRDHVCGEVVFRVGF, encoded by the coding sequence ATGATCGGCCGCGCGCTCGGCGCCATCTGCCTGTCACTCGCGCTCCTTTCACCGGGTGGGGCGGCCGCCGACGTCGCCCCACCCGGACCGTCTCCCCGGACGACCGTCGTCGTCTTCGTCGTCGCGGACGACTTGCCGGGGCCGTCTCGCGCGACCACCCAGCTCGCGGTGGAACGCGCGCTCGAGCGCAATCCCCGGCTCGTCGTGGAGGACAAGGACATCCGCCTCGCGCAACGGAGCGGCGCGTACGACGCGGACGCCGCCCAGGAAGCTCGCGGCCTGCTCGCGACCGGCGAAGCGCTCCTCGCCAAGGGACGCGCGGCGGATGCGCTCGTGAGGCTGGACGCCGCGGCGCACGGCCTCGAAGCGGCATTGCCGTTCGTCCCCAAGCGCGAGCTGGCGCGCGCGCAGTACCTGGTCGGCGCCGCCCACGCGGCCCTCGGCCACGCCGACGAGGCGCGCCGCACGTTCGTCCGCCTGCTCACCTGGCGCCCGCGCTTTGCGCTCGACCCGCGCGTCGCACCGGGCCACACCGTCGTGCTGTTCGACGCCGCGCGGCGCGCGGTCGCGAGCCTGCCGCGCGGCCGCGTGCGCGTGCGCGCGAACATCGCCTATGCGCAGGCCTATGTCGACGGCGTATTCGTCGGCTTCACGCCCACGTCGAAGGCCGGTTTGCCCGCGGGCGACCACTACGTCACCGTGCGCGCCGAAGGCTACGTGCGGCAGGTCGCGAAGGTGACAGTGCGCCCCGACCGCAGCGCGTTCGCGCGCGTCGAGTTGACGCGATCTCCGGGCCGGGATGCCGTCGACCGCGCCGTCGCCGCGATCGCCCCTCGCCTCGGCGCCGCGGCCCTCGCCGAGCCGCTCGCGCGCCTGCGCGAGCGGCTCGATGTCGACCACGCGGTGTTCGTCGCCGTCGACGGCGCGAGCTACACGGCGTTCGTCTACGACCTGGCCAGCGGCTCGCGCCTCGCGCGCGCCGAGGCCCGCATCGGCGACGACGAGGATCCACAGCGAGCGTTCTTGGCCCTGGCGGACGCGCTGTACACCGAGGCATTCCGCGTCGCGGCCGCCCCGGCGGCGGTGCCGGCGGCGCCCGCGGCCGGCCGCCGCCGGCCGTTCTACCGGCGGTGGTGGTTCTGGACCGGAGTCGGCGTCGCCGCCGCCGTGGCCGCCGCGCCGTTCCTGCTGCCCGAGCGCAGGGCCGCGCCGTCGTGCCCGCGCGATCACGTGTGCGGCGAAGTGGTGTTTCGCGTCGGCTTTTGA
- a CDS encoding ABC transporter permease translates to MPFRKLVAMVLRNAVRNRGEFALSAFGIVVGIAAFVFFLGLSGGVRAVILGEDLFPIDRLEVVAPKVNVGIELGARLDDSVVERIRARPEVEYAIPRMRLSFPARGEGKFEGQHIPLELGGFCDGIETSFVAGESFADLFRDWETDDYLAQADACAVRDRYVCPRRGFACGSDRLCHPLGRRPEPGEALDPCLRVDDYYCEDSAHHYCDLRDRKCHHRVPVLVSPAFIEIFNNSFAASHGLPRIPTGGITAFIALRGYRAMGFDIVLGESYVSGSKAVKAPPRRVGAYVIGETNKAMPIGATIPIDYIKRWNREYEGDDAAAQYSSIVVKVRDKEDIARFSAWLRSDLGLELEDSQGERFATAIFIVTALFVLISFIIVLISAINIAHTFFMQVSERRREIGLLRALGATQADVRLLILGEASVIGLIGGGVGVGLAVAAGWAIDMASKRWLPEFPFKPETYFSFGPAIVAGGVVFAVLFCILGGYLPARRAARMEPAQALAAD, encoded by the coding sequence ATGCCGTTTCGCAAGCTGGTTGCCATGGTGTTGCGCAACGCGGTGCGCAACCGCGGCGAGTTCGCGCTGTCGGCGTTCGGCATCGTCGTCGGAATCGCGGCGTTCGTGTTCTTCCTGGGGTTGTCCGGCGGCGTGCGCGCCGTGATCCTCGGCGAGGATCTGTTTCCGATCGACCGGCTCGAGGTCGTGGCGCCGAAGGTCAACGTCGGCATCGAACTCGGCGCTCGCCTCGACGATTCCGTGGTCGAGCGGATTCGCGCGCGGCCCGAGGTCGAGTACGCGATCCCTCGTATGCGGCTGTCGTTTCCCGCGCGCGGCGAGGGCAAGTTCGAAGGGCAGCACATCCCGCTCGAACTCGGCGGCTTCTGCGACGGGATCGAAACCAGTTTCGTCGCGGGCGAGTCGTTCGCGGACCTGTTTCGCGATTGGGAGACGGACGACTACCTCGCGCAGGCCGACGCGTGTGCCGTGCGCGACCGGTACGTGTGTCCCCGCCGCGGGTTCGCATGTGGCTCTGACCGGCTGTGTCATCCGCTCGGCCGGCGCCCGGAACCGGGCGAGGCGCTCGACCCGTGCCTGCGGGTCGACGACTACTACTGCGAGGACAGCGCGCACCACTACTGCGATCTACGCGACCGCAAGTGCCACCACCGCGTGCCGGTGCTGGTGTCGCCGGCGTTCATCGAGATCTTCAACAACTCGTTCGCCGCGTCGCACGGCCTGCCCCGGATACCGACCGGCGGCATCACCGCGTTCATCGCGCTGCGCGGCTACCGCGCGATGGGCTTCGACATCGTCCTCGGCGAGTCGTACGTGAGCGGGTCGAAGGCGGTCAAGGCGCCGCCGCGGCGGGTGGGCGCGTACGTCATCGGCGAGACGAACAAGGCGATGCCGATCGGCGCGACGATTCCAATCGACTACATCAAGCGGTGGAATCGCGAATACGAGGGGGACGACGCGGCCGCGCAGTACTCGTCGATCGTGGTCAAGGTGCGCGACAAAGAGGATATCGCGCGGTTCTCGGCGTGGTTGCGCAGCGACCTCGGCCTCGAGTTGGAGGACTCGCAAGGCGAGCGTTTCGCCACCGCCATCTTCATCGTCACCGCGCTGTTCGTGCTCATCTCGTTCATCATCGTACTGATCTCCGCGATCAACATCGCGCATACGTTCTTCATGCAGGTGAGCGAGCGCCGGCGAGAGATCGGGCTGTTGCGCGCGCTCGGGGCGACGCAGGCGGACGTGCGGCTGCTCATCCTCGGCGAGGCCAGCGTGATCGGGCTCATCGGCGGGGGCGTCGGCGTCGGGCTGGCGGTGGCCGCCGGCTGGGCGATCGACATGGCGTCGAAGCGCTGGCTGCCGGAGTTTCCGTTCAAGCCCGAGACCTACTTCTCGTTCGGGCCCGCGATCGTCGCCGGCGGTGTGGTGTTCGCGGTGTTGTTTTGTATCCTCGGCGGCTATCTGCCGGCGCGCCGCGCGGCCCGGATGGAGCCGGCCCAGGCGCTCGCCGCCGACTGA